Sequence from the Thermoproteales archaeon genome:
AGAGCATGCTGTATGTAGTAGCCATTGAAGAGAGCGATCATCTTAACTCCGCTCTTCTCGGCGAAGTCTAAGAGCCACACGAGCTCATCCCTGCTCCTGACGTAGTTGTTTACACACTCCACCCCTTCAACTTCGAAATCCCCTGCTGGAGGGTCGAAGTGTAGAACGAACAGGACGTTTATCGGGGGCTCCCCCGGCTCGCTCGGAGCTTGGCTCTCCCCCTCGAAGAAAGCTAGAGCTTCCTCGAAATAAGCTTCCTTGGGCATTTTATGGCCCAGGTCGTGCCAGAAGAGCTTCCTCTCTTCAGCGTTTACGCTCGCATCGAAAGCCGCCTGGCAGGAGGCAGGTGGCAACAGTTTGTCTTCGGTGCCGCAGTGGAAGTGTATTTTTCCTCTATAGTTGGGGAGGGTGTACAGTGGGTCTAGCTTCTTGGCAATGTCCGTGTGAATCCACGAGTCGAGCTCGCTCTTGGCTTCAGGGTCTTTAACTAGCACGCTGTAATGATATATGTAGGAGAAGTTCGCCGACGCGAGGAGGAGCTCCGCCTTCTCTATATCCGCTCCGTTACCGAGAGCGACGGCAGAGACTATACTCCCTAAACTCCTGGATATGAGGTAGACTTCGCTAGCTCCGCGCTGTTTCAGGAATGACGCGGCGTCGATGATATTTCTAGAGCCTTTCTCGATAACTAGCGGGAGTTCTTCTAGAGAGTTCATTTTACCTCTGTCGCCGTGGAGGGGTAGATCGAAAAGGAAACAGCAATACCCGTGTTTCTGGAATTCTTCTACTACGTTCTCCTGTAACCATTTCGACTTACTGCTGCCAAGCCCGTGGACGAATATTATACATTTACCGTTCCAGTTTTGGGGGACGTAGACGAGAGCCTTAACCTCCTCGCCATCACTTCTAAAGGTAACCTCGCCGGTCTTCAGCTCCTTACTGGGAGATGGAGGCTCAGGATGAGGCGGTTTTGGTGGTTGAGGTTTCGGCATTTCCTCCTCACCGCTATCTATGGGTGGTGAAGGCTTTTCCTTGGGAGGTATTAAGCCGGTCAGAAACAGCGCGGCAACAACTGAAATAGCCATAATTATGATTAAAATTAGGACTATTTTCGTGTTCATTAAGTATATAGTACTATGAGCTCTATAAAAAATTTTAATACATTCTCAAAATCAATGGTAAAATATAAGATATAATTATTCCCTTTTCAGATTTTATATTATTGCTATATCAATGGTGAAATATTCGTGCTTTCCGTCGCGAAGACATATTTAATTCCAAGTTCTTATACTCTACGAGCTAGCGAGATCTTTTGGGCGGTAAAATGGAGCTACTAGATAAAATATCTGAAATTATCGACTATTTCACTGGCAAGTGGTGGTTTTACATTGTCATGTATGTGCTATGCTTCTGGATACTACCCCCTTACGCGTCTCAAGGATACTCATTTAATGAAATCAGCGAAATCATATGGACTGCGCTAAGTCACGCACTTACCTACAAGCTGGCGGACATGATATGGCCCTCCCTATTACTACACATAGCCATACTCATCATAGTTGTGGCGCTCATAATTTGGAAAGATCGAGCCACGCCACTCTTCAACCTTTACGCACTCATAGTCTATGCGATTTTAATAGGACAGGGGTTTGCGTTCACAGAAAAGTACGGCTTCGTGGTCCTAACTGGAAATGTACTCCTCGTATCTCTCGTAGCGGCGCTATGGGCCTGGGAGTGCATAATACGGCGCAATAAGTTGGGCGGAAAAATCCCTGATAGGCGTAGGCTATGGGTGATCCCGCTGGCCGCCTTAGCTTTCTGGAGCCCCGTGAAGCCAGTCCTAGACCCCTACCTGCTGTTAAAATGGCTTCTAGCCGGATACTATGGAGTAGCATACTGCTTAACCACGCTAGTCATATTATCGATATTAATACTGTATTACCCAAGGGTAAATAAGGCAGTTATGAGACTCACGGCTTTCCCCGGCTTAGTGTTTGGCACATACATCATACTAGCAGCATTCTTCGGAGGATCAAAATGGAATGCACTGTTACACGTCCCCCTCGTCGTCACCTGTACCTATGCGTTAATTCTCTCCTTAAAACATTAAATATGTTACACACAGAAAGCAAAAAACTATAAGAAAATCTAGTTTAGAGATTCTATAAACTCGAGAATTGCCAAGCACCTAAAATCCCTACACAACCATAACACTAGCCCGTCCTTCGCCGCTAACAATTATTTAACTCTCAATTTTGAAGGCTCTAATCTCGGAATTTTTAGATCATCAAAGTGTCTATCGAAGGAAACTATAGCCTTCACGTTAAATTTCAGTGCTACCGCATATTGAATAGCATCATCCATATCCAAACCGTTCTCCAGCGCAATATCTACCGCATTCAACTCATCCATCAAACTCGTAGTATAGACATGCAACCCCTTATATCCTCTAAGACTAGAAAAAAACCTTCAATTTATCCAGCTTCTTAAAATGGTC
This genomic interval carries:
- a CDS encoding PIN domain-containing protein, which produces MDELNAVDIALENGLDMDDAIQYAVALKFNVKAIVSFDRHFDDLKIPRLEPSKLRVK
- a CDS encoding alpha/beta hydrolase, which encodes MNTKIVLILIIIMAISVVAALFLTGLIPPKEKPSPPIDSGEEEMPKPQPPKPPHPEPPSPSKELKTGEVTFRSDGEEVKALVYVPQNWNGKCIIFVHGLGSSKSKWLQENVVEEFQKHGYCCFLFDLPLHGDRGKMNSLEELPLVIEKGSRNIIDAASFLKQRGASEVYLISRSLGSIVSAVALGNGADIEKAELLLASANFSYIYHYSVLVKDPEAKSELDSWIHTDIAKKLDPLYTLPNYRGKIHFHCGTEDKLLPPASCQAAFDASVNAEERKLFWHDLGHKMPKEAYFEEALAFFEGESQAPSEPGEPPINVLFVLHFDPPAGDFEVEGVECVNNYVRSRDELVWLLDFAEKSGVKMIALFNGYYIQHALRRNELEPLERLAAEGHEIGTHAHSICYDKVGDRWFRCSNADQWFRDAKTLVDIMLKEIGAEGNRAMCAMFQKGMYSHEDDLMKKYGYDIGIGNRPEIALNYFGHIVWNPWRAECTDLEGYALKEDKNVCFISIDHRAQIGSTTSHGGVDSRSDTLKRQFLMLYIEWKYRELRDYEDKVWTWGVVHHPNYGDKYNDHIEDFFSWLNKYFINKKTPSGNLIAVYSTASEVADQYYDWERKHPGSSSFSYVEGDPYPYICKYSKDKLLDSEYMGEVDLGADVTAFKFRSKGGKIFLLAWYNGKGVKTVDVSSIFGGTVYVITPVGEKTEQDASRVSLTEEPVFIEAPS